From a region of the Geothrix sp. 21YS21S-2 genome:
- a CDS encoding HNH endonuclease, whose translation MSETISRKEQLEEDVYALLKKLDMLQTRVLSVAWHMIPHLQSEFPMLPRGKVKREDEERFLEDFYQAYSKGTFDAYLKKREERWAFYRSPEWAEKKAEAYKVFGHRCMACGASGGPLSVDHIISRNEAPEKELEIKNLQILCIFCNKGKSGSRQDYRKREDLLSLIRHLGIKLNKAS comes from the coding sequence ATGAGCGAAACCATAAGCCGTAAAGAGCAATTAGAAGAAGATGTATACGCACTTCTCAAGAAGCTGGACATGCTTCAAACAAGGGTATTGTCTGTCGCTTGGCACATGATTCCCCATCTCCAGTCTGAATTCCCAATGCTCCCACGAGGGAAGGTCAAGCGAGAGGATGAAGAGAGGTTCCTTGAGGATTTCTACCAGGCCTACAGCAAGGGCACCTTTGATGCCTACCTGAAGAAGCGAGAAGAGAGATGGGCCTTCTACCGCTCTCCAGAATGGGCAGAGAAGAAGGCAGAGGCCTACAAGGTCTTTGGGCACCGCTGCATGGCCTGCGGAGCCTCTGGCGGGCCTCTATCAGTCGATCACATCATCAGCCGCAATGAGGCACCAGAGAAGGAGCTTGAAATCAAAAATCTCCAGATTCTCTGCATCTTTTGCAATAAGGGAAAGAGTGGTTCCAGACAAGATTACAGGAAGAGAGAAGACCTGCTAAGTCTAATCAGGCACCTTGGAATCAAGCTCAACAAAGCAAGCTAA